A region from the Achromobacter seleniivolatilans genome encodes:
- a CDS encoding DUF3309 domain-containing protein has product MSTILLIILILLLIGAVPAWPHSKGWGYYPSGLLGIVVIVLIVMLLMGRI; this is encoded by the coding sequence ATGTCGACCATCCTGCTGATCATTCTGATCCTGCTGCTCATTGGCGCTGTACCTGCATGGCCACATAGCAAGGGCTGGGGTTATTACCCCAGCGGCTTGCTCGGCATTGTTGTGATCGTCCTGATCGTGATGCTGCTGATGGGACGCATATAG